Proteins found in one Pyxidicoccus trucidator genomic segment:
- a CDS encoding AHH domain-containing protein, with amino-acid sequence MEMLEKIAQALADEVKAKCPFQEDSAAVESLEEEPESIEEDDRDSVVEMQANNGGVLGDNLAAASPGKAGTVGGPCPPPETTKETQKDTDRTGVKVRVPGADGVENKVLPFTVAAHHVIPGNASLKASLLYEFMKKGGKVQSTSGKSWTLSAYVGYNINGSHNGVWLPGSYAIRAGKTEMKDTWSVLRASKPNWCINYAASVVKVAGGQFHDTHAVYSEKVQRTLDKLAMHLFDHMDVCEECQKKDELPPPYLIKDKLYAVSAYLRPKLQAHPSAWKSPWFTSDKLRDEVCSGSKPTQAFMDAYEAASKFMKRPAADDHADA; translated from the coding sequence ATGGAGATGCTCGAGAAGATTGCTCAGGCCCTCGCCGATGAGGTCAAGGCGAAGTGTCCCTTCCAGGAGGACTCAGCCGCCGTGGAGTCGCTGGAAGAGGAGCCCGAGAGCATTGAGGAGGATGACCGGGACTCGGTCGTGGAGATGCAGGCCAATAACGGCGGCGTCCTGGGCGACAATCTGGCTGCGGCTTCCCCAGGCAAGGCAGGCACCGTGGGTGGGCCCTGTCCTCCTCCGGAGACGACGAAGGAGACGCAGAAGGATACCGACCGCACCGGCGTCAAGGTACGTGTGCCGGGGGCGGATGGTGTGGAGAACAAGGTGCTGCCGTTCACGGTGGCTGCGCACCACGTGATTCCTGGCAATGCCTCTCTGAAGGCAAGCTTGCTGTATGAATTCATGAAGAAGGGCGGAAAGGTCCAGTCCACCAGTGGCAAGTCGTGGACCCTCTCCGCGTACGTGGGCTACAACATCAACGGGAGTCACAATGGCGTATGGCTTCCTGGCAGCTATGCCATCCGCGCGGGAAAGACGGAGATGAAGGACACGTGGTCGGTGCTCCGGGCCTCCAAGCCCAATTGGTGCATCAACTACGCGGCCTCCGTGGTCAAGGTCGCGGGCGGGCAATTCCATGACACGCACGCCGTCTACAGCGAGAAGGTGCAGAGGACGCTGGACAAGCTCGCGATGCATCTCTTCGACCACATGGATGTGTGCGAAGAGTGCCAGAAGAAGGACGAACTGCCGCCTCCCTACCTCATCAAGGACAAGCTGTACGCCGTCTCTGCCTATCTGAGACCGAAGCTCCAGGCTCATCCCAGCGCCTGGAAGAGCCCCTGGTTCACGAGTGACAAGCTACGAGATGAGGTCTGCTCGGGCTCCAAGCCCACCCAGGCTTTTATGGATGCCTACGAGGCCGCCAGCAAGTTCATGAAGCGTCCCGCGGCAGACGACCACGCCGACGCTTGA
- a CDS encoding imm11 family protein, whose translation MYYVMACSGPVPIAAMDVAPRLPGGPWFTGARIRIQVPQPLQYALSSTYRGTPKAFYGPGVPLIRKDLVDALQDAGVDNFELFDAVLKDPVTGQERHDYKAFNVLGLVAAADMDKSKRAPINLDSEMIDVFFDSLVLDPTKTQGLLMFRLAQSVDAIIIHERVKQAVEKRGVPGMVFYKPEDWSG comes from the coding sequence ATGTACTACGTCATGGCGTGCTCGGGACCGGTTCCCATTGCCGCGATGGATGTGGCACCGAGGCTGCCAGGTGGGCCCTGGTTCACGGGAGCCCGAATCCGCATCCAGGTGCCCCAGCCGCTCCAGTACGCATTGAGCTCCACGTACCGTGGCACTCCGAAGGCCTTCTACGGCCCCGGCGTCCCCCTCATCCGGAAAGATCTGGTGGACGCGCTCCAGGATGCCGGTGTCGACAACTTCGAGCTCTTCGACGCGGTGCTGAAGGACCCCGTTACCGGGCAGGAGCGCCACGACTACAAGGCCTTCAACGTGCTGGGCCTCGTTGCCGCGGCTGACATGGATAAGTCCAAGCGAGCCCCCATCAACCTCGATTCGGAGATGATCGACGTCTTCTTCGATAGTCTCGTCCTCGACCCCACGAAGACGCAGGGGCTGCTCATGTTCCGCCTGGCCCAGAGCGTGGATGCCATCATCATCCATGAGCGGGTGAAGCAGGCCGTCGAGAAGCGGGGCGTTCCAGGGATGGTCTTCTACAAGCCGGAGGACTGGTCTGGCTGA
- the tssI gene encoding type VI secretion system tip protein VgrG, producing MSRHSEPAFSVQLGAHGPDDLSVSGLSGTEGVSRLYDFRVDFFTKDGEPLVVADLIGKDALLTLSVREGDARYVHGQVREVESLGLKTGRRRYRAHVVPKLWRLSQVHKSRIFQNQSVPDILKAVLGEGGVEVRLALSGSYSPREYCVQYRESDFAFVSRLMEWEGIFYFFEHTDAGHTLVLGDKPSAHAPLTQGQTLPLRPRMGKEAVDGEFVYALEVVHRLRPGAVHLKDFDFEKPALDISGKGKAPEGLEALEIYDYPAGYVAPGVGKSAASVRAEAAGVGGRTLAGEAIAPRLTPGFLMELDAPEDGTFAGEYLITEVVHSGMQPDVSGGSESLQGLYRNQFHLLPKAVPFRPRRLTPLPQIAGPQTATVTGPAGEEIHTDAHGRIKVQFHWDREGKRDEKSSCWVRVGQPWGGPAWGDVWLPRIGQEVIVRFLEGDPDRPLVAGAVYNGTNTVPYALPDEKTKSTRKSASSLGSNGFNEVRIEDSSGEEEVFTHAQKDEDLLTENDKDQQVRGYEDLLVKKDRKRTVEGYHRLQVEEDDVGVVEGNQTLLVQKDRDTTTQGSHDEAVEGNQSMTVSKNITTFVSQGAMENVTLAKATTIGGGYGVNVALALNEATGGVKTTEIGAASLEYVVGTRQETVAKDKQSKVGADFQTEVQGQVSWVVGKDWNTQTGTVSEFKVKEPVAWLTGKFELKADTFSLLVGGNLILKVEKSGAIKLNAKTLTLDGSEVKFKGSKVKMEAAGALANASARLKDITQIEDLKPGPVAFQLKDGKGKGLDGVAYEIILPDGSVKKGKTDGQGKARLDETPAGEVKVLFPELEAEVVPRG from the coding sequence ATGTCGCGACACAGTGAGCCCGCGTTCTCCGTGCAGCTTGGTGCCCATGGCCCCGACGACCTGAGTGTGTCCGGTCTGTCTGGCACGGAGGGCGTCAGCAGGCTGTATGACTTCCGGGTCGACTTCTTCACGAAGGACGGCGAGCCGCTGGTGGTGGCGGACCTCATCGGGAAGGACGCGCTGCTGACGCTGTCGGTGCGCGAAGGTGACGCGCGCTACGTGCACGGCCAGGTGCGCGAGGTGGAGTCGCTGGGGCTGAAGACGGGCCGACGCCGCTACCGGGCCCACGTGGTGCCGAAGCTGTGGCGCCTGTCCCAGGTGCACAAGAGCCGCATCTTCCAGAACCAGAGCGTGCCCGACATCCTCAAGGCGGTGCTGGGCGAGGGCGGGGTGGAGGTGCGGCTGGCGCTGTCCGGCAGCTACTCGCCGCGCGAGTACTGCGTGCAGTACCGCGAGAGTGACTTCGCCTTCGTCAGCCGGCTCATGGAGTGGGAGGGCATCTTCTACTTCTTCGAGCACACGGACGCGGGCCACACGCTGGTGCTGGGCGACAAGCCGAGCGCGCACGCGCCGCTGACGCAGGGCCAGACGCTGCCCTTGCGCCCGCGCATGGGCAAGGAGGCGGTGGACGGCGAGTTCGTCTACGCGCTGGAGGTGGTGCACCGGCTGCGGCCCGGCGCCGTGCACCTGAAGGACTTCGACTTCGAGAAGCCCGCCCTGGACATCTCCGGCAAGGGCAAGGCGCCCGAGGGCCTGGAGGCGCTCGAAATCTACGACTACCCGGCCGGGTACGTGGCCCCGGGCGTGGGCAAGTCCGCCGCCAGCGTGCGCGCGGAGGCGGCGGGCGTGGGCGGACGCACGCTGGCGGGTGAGGCCATTGCCCCCCGGCTGACGCCCGGCTTCCTGATGGAGCTGGACGCGCCGGAGGACGGCACCTTCGCGGGCGAGTACCTCATCACCGAGGTGGTGCACTCGGGCATGCAGCCGGACGTGTCGGGTGGCAGCGAGTCCCTGCAGGGGCTCTACCGCAACCAGTTCCACCTGCTGCCCAAGGCGGTGCCCTTCCGGCCGCGCCGGCTGACGCCGCTGCCTCAAATCGCCGGCCCGCAGACGGCCACGGTGACGGGCCCGGCGGGCGAGGAAATCCACACCGACGCGCACGGGCGCATCAAGGTGCAGTTCCACTGGGACCGCGAGGGCAAGCGGGACGAGAAGTCGTCGTGCTGGGTGCGCGTGGGCCAGCCGTGGGGTGGCCCGGCCTGGGGTGACGTGTGGCTGCCGCGTATCGGCCAGGAAGTGATTGTGCGCTTCCTGGAGGGAGACCCGGACCGGCCGCTGGTGGCGGGGGCCGTCTACAACGGCACGAATACGGTGCCGTACGCGCTGCCGGACGAGAAGACGAAGTCCACGCGCAAGAGCGCCTCCAGCCTGGGCAGCAACGGCTTCAACGAGGTGCGGATTGAAGACTCCTCGGGCGAGGAGGAGGTCTTCACCCACGCGCAGAAGGACGAGGACCTGCTCACGGAGAACGACAAGGACCAGCAGGTGCGCGGGTACGAGGACCTGCTGGTGAAGAAGGACCGCAAGCGCACGGTGGAGGGCTACCATCGGTTGCAGGTGGAGGAGGACGACGTGGGCGTGGTGGAGGGGAACCAGACGCTGCTGGTGCAGAAGGACCGGGACACCACGACGCAGGGCAGCCACGACGAGGCCGTCGAGGGCAACCAGTCCATGACGGTGAGCAAGAACATCACCACCTTCGTCTCCCAGGGGGCGATGGAGAACGTGACGCTGGCGAAGGCCACCACCATCGGTGGTGGGTATGGCGTGAACGTGGCCCTGGCCTTGAACGAGGCGACTGGCGGGGTCAAAACGACGGAGATTGGCGCCGCCTCTCTCGAGTACGTCGTGGGCACCCGTCAGGAGACCGTTGCCAAGGACAAGCAGTCCAAGGTCGGAGCTGACTTCCAAACCGAGGTTCAAGGCCAGGTGAGCTGGGTGGTCGGCAAGGACTGGAACACCCAGACCGGTACCGTGAGCGAATTCAAGGTCAAGGAACCCGTAGCGTGGCTGACCGGAAAATTCGAACTCAAGGCAGACACGTTTTCGCTCCTCGTTGGCGGCAATCTGATTCTGAAGGTCGAGAAGTCAGGTGCAATCAAGCTCAATGCCAAGACGCTGACGCTCGATGGCTCCGAGGTGAAGTTCAAGGGCTCCAAGGTCAAGATGGAAGCCGCCGGCGCGCTTGCCAATGCCTCAGCGCGGCTCAAGGACATCACCCAGATCGAAGATCTGAAACCGGGCCCGGTTGCGTTCCAGCTCAAGGATGGAAAGGGCAAGGGCTTGGATGGAGTCGCCTATGAAATCATCCTGCCCGATGGCAGCGTGAAGAAAGGCAAGACGGACGGTCAGGGCAAGGCCCGGTTGGACGAGACCCCCGCGGGTGAAGTCAAGGTGCTCTTCCCGGAGCTGGAGGCCGAGGTCGTTCCGCGCGGCTAG
- a CDS encoding TonB C-terminal domain-containing protein codes for MSPAPSRRLFFALAASLAVHGLLWLLVRGDAPDVRRAPPPAPTTVEWVEVEVKGPPEPARTAERPPAEPATREAQPEPPATQPPAQPEPPRLAERPPPEPTPPPEPTPPPEPPAVAEAETAPPPSQAAAKPPPPLLADRPREDVPRNAPLPPDMPRADAPRADLLPPSDLPRADAPRADLFPADLPRTEPSGSRLLLAARSVTAPVDRGDPVAILDGGVADPGAPPSPQELVQDLVSESIGRGKVARGLVHPYFSQLGKALVKAWDADRSVKEHGLQGYFDMGMERGRAYSRVWMERAESYGSSGAFGAKDAPEADRRKPLSTSGDATLATLQTRREMRQKMREEFRTTRRAIIRVEQDAQGQLLDVRLVDPSHQPEVDKEAIKDVRAAAAKLPPPPPEAVGGRERITSLWQFELIISISPPIPSFTFEFDEALGFIDTRMPLDRRIYKRVRLLEVR; via the coding sequence ATGTCGCCGGCTCCCTCTCGACGACTCTTCTTCGCGCTCGCCGCCAGTCTGGCCGTCCATGGGCTCCTGTGGCTCCTGGTACGGGGAGATGCACCCGACGTGCGTCGGGCTCCGCCGCCCGCGCCGACCACGGTGGAGTGGGTCGAGGTGGAGGTGAAGGGCCCGCCCGAGCCCGCCCGCACGGCCGAGCGTCCGCCAGCGGAGCCCGCGACGCGTGAAGCGCAGCCGGAGCCGCCCGCGACGCAGCCGCCCGCGCAGCCGGAGCCGCCCCGCCTCGCCGAGCGCCCGCCGCCCGAGCCCACGCCTCCGCCCGAGCCCACGCCTCCGCCCGAGCCCCCCGCCGTCGCGGAGGCCGAGACAGCGCCACCGCCTTCACAGGCCGCGGCGAAGCCACCCCCTCCCCTCCTCGCGGACAGGCCGCGTGAGGACGTTCCACGGAACGCCCCGCTCCCACCGGACATGCCTCGCGCTGACGCGCCCCGAGCGGACCTGCTCCCGCCCTCGGACCTGCCGCGAGCGGATGCACCGCGAGCGGACCTGTTCCCCGCCGACCTGCCGCGCACGGAACCGTCGGGCTCGCGGCTGCTGCTCGCGGCGCGCTCGGTGACGGCGCCCGTGGACCGTGGAGACCCGGTGGCCATCCTGGACGGAGGAGTCGCGGACCCGGGAGCACCGCCCTCGCCGCAGGAACTGGTGCAGGACCTGGTCTCGGAGAGCATCGGCCGGGGCAAGGTGGCGCGCGGGTTGGTGCACCCCTACTTCAGCCAGCTCGGCAAGGCGCTGGTGAAGGCCTGGGACGCGGACCGATCGGTGAAGGAGCACGGGCTGCAGGGCTACTTCGACATGGGCATGGAGCGGGGCCGTGCGTACTCGCGAGTCTGGATGGAGCGCGCGGAGAGCTACGGCTCCTCAGGGGCCTTCGGGGCGAAGGACGCGCCGGAGGCAGACCGGCGCAAGCCCCTCAGCACGTCGGGAGACGCCACGCTTGCCACGCTCCAGACACGCCGCGAGATGCGCCAGAAGATGCGCGAGGAGTTCCGCACCACCCGCCGGGCCATCATCCGCGTGGAGCAGGACGCGCAGGGGCAGCTGCTGGACGTGAGGCTCGTGGACCCGAGCCACCAGCCGGAGGTGGACAAGGAAGCCATCAAGGACGTGCGCGCGGCGGCGGCGAAGCTACCCCCACCGCCGCCGGAAGCGGTGGGAGGACGCGAGCGAATCACCAGCCTCTGGCAGTTCGAGCTGATCATCTCCATCAGCCCGCCCATTCCGTCCTTCACCTTCGAGTTCGACGAGGCGCTCGGCTTCATCGACACGCGCATGCCGCTGGACCGCCGCATCTACAAGCGCGTGCGGCTGCTGGAGGTCCGCTGA
- a CDS encoding DUF4150 domain-containing protein, whose product MGTTVFANGRGIATEDSGGQSIVFPDVCKTPSPGGPVPLPYPNAGMASDTSKGPKKVTVNGKMPMVKGAEYKKTSGDEAGTAGGGVVSGSTKGPAEFMLYSFNVKFEGKNVCRLGDPLFHNKKNIMG is encoded by the coding sequence ATGGGAACGACAGTCTTCGCCAATGGCCGGGGCATCGCGACAGAGGACAGCGGAGGACAGAGCATTGTCTTCCCGGACGTGTGCAAGACCCCGTCTCCCGGAGGCCCGGTGCCGCTGCCGTATCCGAATGCCGGCATGGCCTCGGACACGTCCAAGGGGCCGAAGAAGGTCACCGTCAACGGGAAGATGCCCATGGTGAAGGGCGCCGAGTACAAGAAGACCAGCGGTGACGAGGCGGGGACCGCGGGGGGCGGCGTGGTGAGCGGCTCCACCAAGGGGCCCGCCGAGTTCATGCTGTATTCCTTCAACGTGAAGTTCGAAGGGAAGAATGTCTGCCGCCTGGGGGACCCGCTCTTCCACAACAAGAAGAACATCATGGGTTGA
- a CDS encoding imm11 family protein: protein MPQPLQYTLSSTYRGTPKAFYSPGVPLIRNDLVDALREASVDNFELFDAVLKDPITGQEFNEYKAFNVLGLVAAADMDKSKRAPINLDSEMIDVFFDSLVIDNTKTQGLLMFRLAQSVDAIIIHERVKQAVEKRGIPGMVFYKPEDWSG, encoded by the coding sequence GTGCCCCAGCCGCTCCAGTACACCCTGAGCTCCACGTACCGTGGCACTCCGAAGGCATTCTACAGCCCCGGCGTCCCCCTCATCCGGAACGACCTGGTGGACGCGCTGCGAGAGGCGAGTGTGGACAACTTCGAGCTCTTCGACGCGGTGCTGAAGGACCCCATCACCGGGCAGGAGTTCAACGAGTACAAAGCCTTCAACGTGCTGGGCCTCGTTGCCGCGGCTGACATGGATAAGTCCAAGCGAGCCCCCATCAACCTCGATTCGGAGATGATCGACGTCTTCTTCGACAGTCTCGTCATCGACAACACGAAGACGCAGGGGTTGCTCATGTTCCGCCTGGCCCAGAGCGTGGATGCCATCATCATCCATGAGCGGGTGAAGCAGGCCGTCGAGAAGCGGGGCATTCCAGGGATGGTCTTCTACAAGCCGGAGGACTGGTCTGGCTGA
- a CDS encoding nicotinamidase — MPLPMPRFHEDARAGQLQLERGAEVAEEARRYAAEHRIRPAREDTLRIAAFGIDVQVAFCTPGASLFVPGAVEDTQRALRFLYSHLDRLTELVFSLDTHRAFQIFHPAWWRDAEGRPPAPLSVITSADVRAGRWQATRFPEESLAYCERLEATGRYVLTIWPFHALLGGLSHALVPAVYEASLFHALVRDTPTWFELKGEHPLTENYSVLSPEVTEVKGQKVGEFNTRLFDHLMSFDRVYVFGQAKSHCVLSTLQDLRQHLERTDRSKLGRIFILEDAMSPVPAPPLDPLPPALDFPRVADAALQDFRAAGMRVVRTTDPLGA, encoded by the coding sequence ATGCCCCTGCCCATGCCCCGCTTCCACGAGGACGCGCGCGCCGGCCAGCTCCAGTTGGAGCGCGGCGCGGAGGTCGCCGAGGAGGCCCGCCGCTACGCCGCCGAGCACCGCATCCGCCCCGCTCGCGAGGACACGCTGCGCATCGCCGCCTTCGGCATCGACGTGCAGGTGGCCTTCTGCACCCCCGGCGCCAGCCTCTTCGTCCCCGGCGCCGTCGAGGACACGCAGCGCGCGCTGCGCTTCCTCTACTCGCACCTGGACCGCCTGACGGAGCTGGTGTTCTCGCTCGACACCCACCGGGCGTTTCAAATCTTCCACCCCGCCTGGTGGCGTGACGCGGAGGGCCGGCCTCCCGCGCCCCTGTCGGTGATTACCTCGGCGGACGTGCGGGCGGGCCGCTGGCAGGCCACCCGCTTCCCGGAGGAGAGCCTCGCCTACTGCGAGCGGCTGGAGGCCACCGGCCGGTACGTCCTCACCATCTGGCCCTTCCATGCCCTGCTGGGAGGCCTCAGCCACGCGCTGGTGCCCGCCGTCTACGAGGCCAGCCTCTTCCACGCCCTGGTGCGTGACACGCCCACCTGGTTCGAGCTCAAGGGCGAGCACCCCCTCACCGAGAACTACTCCGTCCTGTCTCCCGAGGTGACGGAGGTGAAGGGGCAGAAGGTGGGTGAGTTCAACACGCGCCTCTTCGACCACCTGATGTCCTTCGACCGGGTGTATGTCTTCGGGCAGGCCAAGTCCCACTGTGTCCTGTCCACGCTCCAGGACCTGAGGCAGCACCTTGAGCGGACGGACCGCTCGAAGCTGGGGCGCATCTTCATCCTGGAGGACGCCATGAGCCCCGTGCCGGCGCCCCCGCTGGACCCGCTGCCCCCCGCCCTGGACTTCCCCCGGGTGGCGGACGCCGCCCTCCAGGACTTCCGCGCGGCGGGAATGCGCGTGGTGCGGACCACGGACCCGCTCGGCGCCTGA
- a CDS encoding nicotinate phosphoribosyltransferase: MATSLLATDGYKFSMAEAGWPLRQETFYYSHRKGGLQVMPFDLAAYVKALLPEPKPEDYEFLARYDYEMGVGFKAAILRKDKLSVRAIPKGALFYPREPILTVTGPSALVSWLEPLLLQLNYRVQVATLALSDRDALARALATVTCEEQKALALETLDAVGVKGVPITVDSEGYLRRVRATVKELVDIVEDPARIFEVGLRAATCQQHHELALLACKEAGVQRTSNVEGARKLGMIPVGTMGHEHIQRYGSDDAAFRAMRERRPSRSSYLLDTFDTLTSGIPAAFQLIREDPSSQDSIRFDSGNKKLQYLYAVTRARDMGIRPVNILEDGLDAQATREFEELRRQVGWEPSAQFYGYGGHIVARTMECPLTRDRVAAIYKLSRTGPTPVMKFGNELAEGKQSVPGTPVLFRRRHGSGPIGLVGQEGEPVPDGYFPLMDSPPEAPSLVGAQEAAAEARIGYTPATLALVEELTRRHFPKGR, encoded by the coding sequence ATGGCAACCTCGCTGCTCGCGACGGATGGCTACAAGTTCAGCATGGCGGAGGCCGGCTGGCCCTTGCGCCAGGAGACCTTCTACTACTCGCACCGCAAGGGCGGCCTCCAGGTCATGCCCTTCGACCTCGCCGCCTACGTCAAGGCGCTGCTCCCCGAGCCGAAGCCCGAGGACTACGAGTTTCTCGCCCGCTACGACTACGAGATGGGCGTCGGCTTCAAGGCCGCCATCCTCCGCAAGGACAAGCTCTCCGTCCGCGCCATCCCCAAGGGCGCGCTCTTCTACCCGCGCGAGCCCATCCTCACCGTCACCGGCCCCTCCGCCCTCGTGTCCTGGTTGGAGCCCCTCCTCCTCCAGCTCAACTACCGCGTCCAGGTGGCCACCCTGGCCCTCTCGGACCGCGACGCGCTCGCGCGCGCGCTCGCCACAGTCACCTGCGAGGAGCAGAAGGCCCTCGCGCTGGAGACGCTCGACGCCGTTGGCGTGAAGGGCGTCCCCATCACCGTCGACTCCGAGGGCTACCTGCGCCGCGTGCGCGCCACCGTGAAGGAGCTCGTCGACATCGTCGAGGACCCCGCCCGCATCTTCGAGGTGGGCCTGCGCGCCGCCACCTGCCAGCAGCACCACGAGCTGGCCCTGCTCGCGTGCAAGGAGGCCGGCGTCCAGCGCACCAGCAACGTGGAGGGCGCCCGCAAGCTGGGGATGATTCCCGTGGGCACCATGGGCCATGAGCACATCCAGCGCTACGGCTCGGACGATGCCGCCTTCCGCGCCATGCGCGAGCGCCGGCCCAGCCGCTCCAGCTACCTGCTGGACACCTTCGACACGCTCACCTCCGGCATCCCCGCCGCCTTCCAGCTCATCCGCGAGGACCCGAGCTCGCAGGACTCCATCCGCTTCGACTCGGGCAACAAGAAGCTCCAGTACCTCTACGCAGTGACGCGCGCGCGCGACATGGGCATCCGCCCCGTCAACATCCTCGAGGACGGCCTGGACGCCCAGGCCACCCGCGAGTTCGAGGAGCTGCGGCGCCAGGTGGGCTGGGAGCCGTCCGCGCAGTTCTACGGCTACGGCGGCCACATCGTCGCCCGCACCATGGAGTGCCCCCTCACCCGAGACCGCGTCGCCGCCATCTACAAGCTGTCGCGCACCGGCCCCACGCCCGTCATGAAGTTCGGCAACGAGCTGGCCGAGGGCAAGCAGAGCGTCCCCGGCACTCCCGTCCTCTTCCGCCGCCGCCATGGCTCCGGGCCCATCGGCCTCGTCGGCCAGGAGGGCGAGCCGGTGCCCGACGGCTACTTCCCCCTCATGGACAGCCCGCCCGAGGCCCCGTCGCTCGTCGGTGCGCAGGAGGCCGCCGCCGAGGCCCGCATCGGCTACACCCCGGCCACCCTGGCGCTCGTCGAGGAGCTCACGCGCCGCCACTTCCCCAAGGGCCGCTGA